The proteins below come from a single Halobacteriovorax sp. DA5 genomic window:
- a CDS encoding ATP-binding protein: MEVSNKALVAYFDGVKSMGDSVEDFIAELPVKDKDLLDVKSRISWQEFKDITVFFSEKYPNYTEIISNTGVSNRIIKPFFDIITYVISYSLLYEFFLKLSFKMLYTNIKIDTKKLSSDSFQIIFEFSDSSQIFHEFINMYVELFKTIPVNFVGCRTYSRVKYLVVDDRVVFSVSNAAFAKVSIPNLLYNFFFTKKKLHEVILKNVEYSNLLEKQNLELEEYRKNLELLNTELNLSNRTLHHDVANKLLSLEVAKKRIENGDYEQAVNKINQFSNSVKGIIQNSIVTTHIDGELFELQENNLYDLLIEAVTEYDDIAIQKGVRIIHDFKIDQNLTLYTNKIALQNNLISNIMYNAIKFSHKNESIVFSASVCDENLCLRIVDFGVGIPEEKLKLIKRNVGLIGSTKGTNGEKGSGHGMSIIMDTANALGFKVNISSSLGNGTSIELIKNISQEDTDFTNVLFLDGQNTKS; encoded by the coding sequence TTGGAAGTTAGTAATAAGGCATTAGTCGCATATTTTGATGGTGTAAAGTCGATGGGGGATTCCGTTGAAGATTTTATTGCCGAGCTTCCAGTTAAAGACAAAGATCTTTTAGATGTAAAGTCGCGTATAAGCTGGCAAGAATTTAAAGATATCACAGTCTTCTTCTCTGAAAAGTACCCGAACTATACTGAAATTATTAGTAATACCGGTGTTTCAAACAGAATCATTAAACCATTTTTTGACATCATTACATATGTAATTAGTTATAGCTTACTCTATGAGTTCTTTTTAAAGCTATCTTTTAAGATGCTTTATACCAATATCAAAATTGATACAAAGAAACTTAGCTCAGATTCTTTTCAAATTATCTTTGAGTTTTCAGATTCATCTCAGATCTTTCATGAATTCATAAATATGTATGTTGAACTTTTCAAAACGATTCCAGTTAATTTCGTTGGGTGTCGTACATATTCAAGAGTGAAGTATCTTGTCGTAGATGACCGAGTTGTATTCTCTGTTAGTAATGCGGCCTTCGCTAAGGTCAGCATTCCGAACTTGCTTTACAATTTCTTCTTCACAAAGAAAAAACTTCACGAAGTTATTCTAAAAAATGTGGAGTATTCGAATCTACTTGAGAAGCAAAATTTAGAGCTTGAAGAGTATCGAAAGAACCTTGAGCTATTAAATACAGAATTGAATTTAAGTAATCGTACCTTACACCATGATGTTGCTAATAAACTTCTTAGTCTTGAAGTAGCTAAGAAAAGAATTGAGAATGGTGATTATGAGCAAGCGGTTAATAAGATTAATCAATTCTCAAACTCAGTTAAGGGAATTATTCAAAACTCAATTGTTACGACACATATTGATGGTGAACTTTTTGAGCTTCAAGAAAATAATTTATATGACCTTTTAATCGAAGCAGTAACAGAGTATGACGACATTGCTATCCAAAAAGGTGTTCGAATTATTCACGACTTTAAAATTGATCAAAACCTAACTTTATATACAAATAAAATCGCACTACAAAATAACCTAATTTCTAATATTATGTATAATGCGATCAAATTCTCACATAAGAATGAAAGTATTGTTTTCTCAGCTTCTGTTTGTGATGAGAACCTTTGTCTAAGAATTGTTGATTTTGGTGTAGGTATTCCAGAAGAAAAACTTAAGCTTATCAAAAGAAATGTTGGTCTAATTGGTTCAACTAAGGGGACTAATGGTGAGAAGGGTTCTGGACATGGAATGAGTATCATTATGGATACTGCCAACGCACTAGGCTTCAAGGTTAATATTTCATCGAGTTTAGGAAATGGAACATCAATTGAGTTAATAAAAAATATTTCTCAAGAAGATACAGATTTTACAAACGTTCTTTTCCTAGACGGTCAAAATACAAAGTCGTAA
- a CDS encoding ThiF family adenylyltransferase — protein sequence MFSRNIGLITQEDQDKLQGASVLVCGVGGMGGVASEVLVRMGIGKIKIADFDRYEPHNSNRQIHCNAKNYDRYKVDVLEEEFRSINPNLKIESFNEGVTKDNIEDLLDDVDIVINGMDEMFYSLILERAARRKNITIVDAWITPFASVFVMTPDSPHWEEYLDLCTKNTAVEDLTPELCNQAVREEVDFTFSHFSPYKYISKDLVDKIVTKEATRPSFTPVVWLSGVLMANEAYKVICGLPHTDHLGVFFDQYEFQLTNAGSKSKKGKQVKKAA from the coding sequence ATGTTTTCAAGAAATATTGGTTTAATTACTCAAGAGGATCAAGATAAATTACAAGGAGCATCAGTTTTAGTTTGTGGAGTTGGTGGCATGGGAGGTGTCGCTAGTGAAGTTCTTGTTCGTATGGGAATAGGAAAAATTAAAATTGCTGACTTTGATCGTTACGAGCCCCATAATTCAAATCGTCAAATACATTGTAATGCAAAGAACTATGATCGCTATAAAGTCGATGTCTTAGAAGAAGAATTCAGAAGTATAAATCCAAATTTAAAAATCGAATCATTTAACGAAGGTGTTACAAAAGATAATATCGAAGATCTTTTAGATGACGTTGATATTGTTATCAATGGAATGGATGAAATGTTTTACTCATTAATTCTAGAAAGAGCAGCGCGCAGAAAAAATATCACAATCGTTGATGCTTGGATCACTCCATTTGCATCAGTCTTTGTAATGACTCCGGATTCTCCCCACTGGGAAGAGTATCTCGATTTATGTACCAAGAATACTGCGGTTGAGGATCTAACGCCTGAACTATGTAACCAGGCAGTTAGAGAAGAGGTTGATTTTACCTTCAGTCATTTTTCTCCTTACAAATATATTTCTAAAGATCTCGTTGATAAGATTGTTACTAAGGAAGCAACAAGGCCTAGTTTTACGCCTGTCGTTTGGTTATCTGGAGTTCTCATGGCCAACGAAGCTTATAAAGTTATCTGTGGCCTACCACATACGGATCATTTAGGGGTGTTTTTTGACCAGTATGAATTTCAACTAACGAATGCTGGTTCAAAGAGTAAGAAAGGAAAACAAGTAAAGAAAGCTGCCTAG
- a CDS encoding iron-containing redox enzyme family protein, whose translation MNHLESLLNECVTQIIEEVRAIKFEDENVYANWLAQTYYYTSVSESILRTSAKHCKSEELSKRWLEHADEESGHENLALSDLKSLGYNICDFQEYEETKIFYQSQFYYANTYGGESVFGWVLALEAFAANLPQIIVNNLIQKYGKSATRFMKVHTDEDIEHIKKALEAVNQLPNKDIIINNMKETTKRYIRLLQACESSAQTLSKAS comes from the coding sequence ATGAATCATTTAGAAAGTTTGCTTAATGAATGTGTTACTCAAATAATCGAAGAAGTAAGAGCAATAAAGTTTGAAGATGAAAATGTATACGCCAATTGGCTAGCGCAAACTTACTATTATACCTCTGTCTCTGAAAGTATTTTGAGAACGAGTGCAAAGCATTGCAAGTCCGAGGAATTATCAAAGCGATGGTTAGAACATGCTGATGAAGAGTCTGGACATGAGAACCTGGCCCTTAGTGACTTAAAGAGTTTAGGTTATAACATTTGTGATTTTCAGGAGTATGAAGAAACAAAGATCTTCTACCAGTCACAGTTTTACTATGCCAATACATATGGAGGTGAAAGTGTTTTTGGTTGGGTCTTAGCACTAGAGGCATTCGCAGCAAATCTTCCTCAAATAATTGTTAATAACTTAATTCAAAAGTATGGAAAATCAGCGACAAGATTTATGAAAGTACATACAGATGAAGATATAGAACATATCAAAAAGGCATTAGAAGCAGTTAATCAACTACCAAACAAAGATATCATTATAAATAATATGAAAGAAACAACTAAACGTTATATCAGGTTATTACAAGCATGTGAAAGTAGTGCTCAGACTCTTAGCAAAGCATCTTAA
- a CDS encoding sensor histidine kinase KdpD, with protein MYEFKCSKLMARLIIDSVTKLGVDKAPFNELYSKYENTCDKYISYKFLNDYGDLLLQKVDEDEVIRVIANDGLNSEKLSVFKNLVFSILSLKSLYNIQSKLVLTYLFKGVSLNVSTRGKNIRLVQEASAPKVHSLFFKIYAEVYRNFPMIIGREPAKVVSLRIENSSMTMEISPSQKLNIVSTIGLFLKTRFAHLAAKSMYINLINELREESDQQNYELKKLNEQLDQSLKQKSVLVRALGHDINNSIVTIKLSCERLLRTLEDEKDLKVATTISKHIEIINLIANNALQNEIDEDHIVNNYSIENVSSVVDDLVDSFKDKILRKNLDVITEVSTQSSNFYINRPIFTYNILANYFYNAIKYSFPYGRIIISISEINDFFVFKIIDEGKGMNVSMSKQVLGTEGETGRGQGMIIARNLLAKMYGDVVVSSKQGVGTSVSISIPKSLSITSNSNHFTL; from the coding sequence ATGTACGAATTTAAATGCTCCAAGCTAATGGCCCGTCTGATTATAGATTCAGTCACAAAGCTTGGTGTCGATAAAGCTCCATTCAATGAATTATATTCTAAGTATGAAAATACTTGTGATAAGTATATTTCTTATAAGTTTTTAAATGACTATGGAGATCTTCTTCTACAAAAAGTTGATGAGGATGAAGTTATTCGAGTTATTGCCAATGATGGACTAAATTCAGAAAAACTAAGTGTATTTAAAAACTTAGTCTTTAGTATTTTATCTCTTAAAAGCCTTTATAACATTCAATCTAAATTGGTTTTAACATATTTATTCAAAGGCGTTTCTTTGAATGTATCGACACGTGGTAAAAATATTAGACTTGTCCAAGAAGCTTCGGCACCGAAAGTGCATTCGTTATTTTTCAAGATTTATGCAGAAGTTTATAGGAACTTTCCAATGATAATTGGTCGAGAACCTGCCAAAGTTGTTAGCTTAAGGATTGAAAACTCTTCAATGACAATGGAGATATCTCCAAGTCAAAAGCTGAATATTGTTTCTACAATTGGTCTTTTTCTTAAAACGAGATTTGCACATTTGGCCGCAAAATCAATGTATATAAATCTAATTAATGAGCTTAGAGAAGAATCAGATCAACAAAATTACGAACTTAAAAAGTTAAATGAACAACTTGATCAGTCGCTAAAACAAAAGAGTGTGTTAGTTCGTGCTTTAGGCCATGACATTAATAATTCAATCGTCACAATCAAACTTTCATGTGAAAGGTTGTTACGAACTTTAGAGGATGAAAAAGATCTTAAGGTTGCAACAACAATATCGAAACACATCGAAATCATAAATCTTATCGCTAATAATGCACTTCAAAATGAAATAGATGAAGACCATATTGTTAATAATTACTCAATTGAGAATGTATCTAGTGTCGTTGATGATTTAGTTGATAGTTTCAAAGATAAAATTTTACGAAAGAATCTAGATGTTATTACTGAAGTAAGTACTCAGAGTAGTAACTTTTATATTAATAGACCAATTTTTACATATAATATTCTTGCAAATTATTTTTATAACGCAATTAAATACTCATTTCCATATGGAAGGATCATCATCTCTATTTCGGAGATCAATGATTTTTTCGTGTTTAAAATCATTGATGAAGGAAAGGGGATGAATGTTAGCATGTCAAAGCAGGTATTGGGTACTGAAGGGGAAACTGGACGTGGCCAGGGAATGATAATTGCAAGAAATTTATTGGCCAAAATGTATGGTGATGTCGTTGTATCTAGTAAACAGGGTGTTGGGACTAGTGTTTCAATAAGTATTCCTAAGTCACTTTCAATAACATCAAACAGTAATCATTTTACACTTTAA
- a CDS encoding DEAD/DEAH box helicase encodes MKFKLRDYQVEAVERVVSHFRKCADPSLIVLPTGAGKSLVIAELARIARGRVLVMAHVKELVEQNHAKYESYDLKAGIFSASMNRKDKDEKVIFGSIQSIARATDDFFKDFSLVIIDECHRISLEEESQYQQVFDKLKEVNQKVFFLGLTATPYRLGMGWIYNYHYHEILRTKEERFFKHCIYELPLSYMIKNGYLTRPIKIDSPVACYDFSKLEVNENSGRFLTQEIQKILNDSARVTPGIVKHIVQEAKERNGVMLFTSTVKHANEVLSFLPEDSSAIVTGETDQKVRDQIIDDFKNQKIKFLVNVSVLTTGFDAPHVDLIAILRPTESISLYQQIVGRGLRLFEGKEDCLILDYTGLDHDIFKPEVGEIRPHGETQEVQVMCPDCGHANIFWGKVDSEGCITEHYGRKCQGIHIDESNMTVQECGFLFRFKSCDNCGQSNDISAHECVHCSHELRDADKKLKEAMQLKDAHIMRVEEMIFSEHQGKKGRSLEVSYFDVNGESLKEYYQLNSKSQQMAFYHAFVKKHLKTPELKYYIDDLDKILKDRKYFREPKFVIARKKQRFWQIREKIFIEELKSARYTK; translated from the coding sequence ATGAAATTTAAACTCAGGGATTATCAAGTTGAAGCTGTTGAGAGAGTGGTCTCTCACTTTAGAAAATGTGCTGATCCTTCTCTTATTGTTCTCCCAACAGGTGCTGGAAAAAGTTTAGTCATTGCTGAACTTGCGCGTATTGCACGTGGGCGTGTTCTTGTGATGGCCCATGTAAAAGAGTTAGTAGAACAAAATCATGCTAAGTATGAGTCCTATGATTTAAAAGCGGGAATCTTTTCTGCCTCTATGAATAGAAAGGATAAGGACGAAAAGGTTATTTTCGGCTCGATTCAATCTATTGCCCGTGCTACTGATGATTTCTTCAAAGATTTCTCTCTTGTTATCATTGATGAGTGCCATCGAATTTCGCTAGAAGAAGAGTCTCAATATCAACAGGTTTTTGACAAACTAAAAGAAGTAAACCAAAAGGTTTTCTTTCTTGGCCTTACGGCAACACCATATCGCCTTGGAATGGGATGGATTTATAACTATCACTATCATGAAATTCTAAGGACAAAAGAAGAGCGCTTTTTTAAGCATTGTATTTATGAGTTGCCACTTAGTTATATGATTAAAAATGGTTATTTAACTAGGCCAATTAAAATTGATTCTCCTGTTGCTTGCTATGACTTTTCAAAACTTGAAGTTAATGAGAATTCTGGACGATTTTTAACTCAAGAAATTCAGAAAATTTTGAATGATAGCGCTCGTGTTACACCAGGGATTGTTAAGCATATCGTCCAAGAGGCAAAAGAGAGAAATGGGGTTATGCTTTTTACTTCTACAGTAAAGCATGCCAATGAAGTCTTGAGTTTTTTACCTGAAGACTCTAGTGCCATTGTAACAGGTGAAACTGATCAAAAAGTTCGCGACCAAATCATCGATGATTTTAAGAATCAAAAAATAAAATTCTTAGTAAACGTCTCTGTTTTAACAACTGGGTTTGATGCTCCTCATGTGGACTTGATTGCAATCCTTCGTCCAACAGAGTCCATTAGTCTTTATCAACAGATTGTTGGACGAGGTCTAAGACTTTTTGAAGGAAAAGAAGACTGTTTAATTCTCGATTATACTGGACTTGACCACGATATTTTTAAACCTGAAGTCGGTGAAATCCGACCTCATGGAGAAACTCAAGAAGTGCAGGTGATGTGTCCTGATTGTGGGCATGCTAATATCTTTTGGGGCAAGGTTGATAGTGAAGGTTGTATCACTGAACACTATGGCCGAAAGTGCCAAGGTATCCATATTGACGAAAGTAATATGACTGTCCAAGAGTGTGGCTTTCTTTTTCGATTTAAAAGCTGTGATAATTGCGGACAAAGTAATGATATTAGTGCTCATGAATGTGTACATTGTTCACATGAATTACGTGACGCTGATAAGAAATTAAAAGAGGCAATGCAACTTAAAGATGCCCATATTATGCGTGTGGAAGAGATGATCTTTAGTGAACATCAAGGTAAGAAGGGACGCTCTCTTGAAGTCAGCTACTTTGATGTGAACGGAGAGTCTTTAAAAGAATATTATCAGCTAAATAGTAAGTCGCAACAGATGGCCTTCTATCATGCTTTTGTGAAGAAACACTTAAAAACACCTGAGCTTAAGTATTATATTGATGATCTTGATAAAATCTTAAAGGATCGAAAGTATTTTAGAGAACCGAAATTTGTGATTGCGCGAAAGAAACAGCGTTTCTGGCAAATAAGAGAGAAAATTTTTATAGAAGAACTAAAGTCGGCGAGATACACGAAATAA
- a CDS encoding toprim domain-containing protein — protein MGRSIEKVNRKGKTKDAVIESKDQRWHCRNRITLVFGSNDIEDLETYVYEDKSVDFKTVKFHQAKSKAIEELLDNCIDEYYRGHVTEIHTSLSEDGKTVVVADNGIGFPLNKVKQVYSEFRTGSKFKDEETDEKGFLHRTLGQNGLGAAATCLTADEFIVTIKHYNSKKEQTTKFIDGALKITQSKPKAFKGASGVSIQVTLSKEVYKDNKIDENLLRKRIIDLAYNNPGLAFYFNGEKYHYQKGLFQLAQRIDEENAHDFGEAAYIYETVNTKKKKVKGKIDMSLSLTIDKGSEEREKFISFVNSTPTYDGGFHHDRVRRIFINAIKDKLERQAKKEKIKLVDNDILSGLTFVLGVTMPNPRFESQTKRKLVRDAHLEKALEELMAKSIDKFMRKNKDYLEVVIERAKSRHKYQVLKEAASKGRKQKRQRVEKLLDANERKKRDLCTLFICEGDSAIGGLRSARNKLYQGGIALRGKPMNVAQAGIKDILNNQEFSDIMASIGLVLGQEVDEKKLRYSNIVFLADSDVDGGHINTLLTNFFYQFWPELFEMGAIQIAKAPLFEVVTDKKTLYFESDKELEEFRNSGEVRIKEIHRNKGLGEMSPEAWKYVLSKDEYTKIIVDQKSKAKEMLNICFGKDTNLRKDLLLDEEQSEIMSEAISEDKVVTKPKPAKKVAKKAVKKTEKMAKKPAKKVAKKAAKKKAKKAVAKKTATGGLADMIDYLD, from the coding sequence ATGGGACGCAGCATTGAAAAAGTTAATCGTAAAGGTAAGACGAAAGACGCCGTCATTGAGAGTAAAGATCAAAGGTGGCACTGTCGAAACCGTATTACGCTCGTCTTTGGTTCTAATGATATTGAAGATTTAGAAACATATGTCTACGAAGATAAGTCAGTAGATTTCAAAACCGTTAAATTTCATCAGGCAAAATCAAAGGCCATTGAAGAGCTTTTAGATAACTGTATTGATGAGTATTACCGCGGGCACGTTACAGAAATTCACACTTCTCTTAGTGAAGATGGGAAAACTGTTGTTGTTGCCGACAATGGTATTGGTTTCCCATTAAATAAAGTCAAGCAGGTTTATTCTGAGTTTAGAACTGGTTCTAAGTTTAAGGATGAAGAAACAGACGAGAAAGGCTTCTTACACAGAACTTTAGGACAGAACGGACTTGGTGCTGCTGCAACTTGTCTTACTGCAGATGAGTTTATTGTTACAATTAAACACTATAACTCTAAGAAAGAGCAGACGACGAAGTTTATCGACGGGGCCCTAAAGATTACTCAATCAAAACCAAAAGCCTTCAAAGGTGCATCTGGTGTATCAATCCAAGTAACTCTGTCAAAAGAAGTATACAAAGATAATAAGATTGATGAAAACCTTCTGAGAAAGAGAATTATTGACCTTGCTTACAATAATCCAGGGCTAGCTTTCTACTTTAATGGTGAGAAGTATCACTATCAAAAAGGTCTCTTCCAACTAGCTCAAAGAATTGATGAAGAGAATGCGCATGATTTTGGTGAAGCAGCCTATATCTACGAAACAGTAAATACTAAGAAGAAAAAGGTTAAGGGAAAGATTGATATGTCTCTTTCTCTAACTATTGATAAGGGAAGTGAAGAAAGAGAGAAATTTATTTCTTTTGTTAACTCTACTCCTACTTATGATGGTGGTTTCCACCACGATCGCGTAAGAAGAATTTTCATTAATGCGATTAAAGACAAGTTAGAACGTCAGGCAAAGAAAGAGAAAATTAAGTTAGTTGATAATGATATTCTTTCTGGTCTTACTTTTGTTCTTGGTGTGACAATGCCAAATCCAAGATTTGAATCGCAAACTAAACGTAAGTTAGTTCGTGATGCACATCTTGAAAAGGCCCTTGAAGAATTAATGGCAAAGTCTATTGATAAATTCATGAGAAAAAACAAAGACTATCTTGAAGTTGTTATTGAAAGAGCTAAGTCTCGTCACAAATATCAAGTTCTTAAAGAAGCGGCATCTAAGGGCCGTAAGCAAAAAAGACAAAGAGTTGAAAAACTTCTTGATGCCAACGAAAGAAAAAAACGTGATTTATGTACACTCTTTATTTGTGAAGGGGATTCGGCCATTGGTGGTCTAAGATCTGCTCGTAATAAACTGTACCAAGGTGGGATTGCTCTTCGTGGTAAACCTATGAACGTTGCCCAAGCAGGTATCAAAGACATTTTAAATAATCAGGAATTTTCAGATATCATGGCATCAATCGGTCTTGTTCTTGGACAAGAGGTTGATGAGAAGAAGCTTCGTTATTCTAATATCGTATTCCTTGCCGACTCGGATGTTGACGGTGGGCACATCAATACGCTTCTAACAAATTTCTTCTACCAATTTTGGCCAGAATTATTTGAAATGGGTGCTATTCAAATTGCAAAAGCGCCACTTTTTGAAGTCGTGACAGATAAGAAAACTCTGTATTTCGAATCAGATAAAGAACTAGAAGAGTTTAGAAATTCTGGAGAAGTAAGAATAAAAGAAATTCATCGAAACAAAGGGCTTGGTGAGATGTCACCGGAAGCCTGGAAGTATGTTTTATCAAAAGATGAATATACAAAAATTATCGTTGATCAAAAATCAAAAGCTAAAGAGATGTTAAATATCTGCTTTGGTAAAGATACGAATCTTAGAAAAGATTTATTACTTGATGAAGAGCAGTCTGAGATTATGTCAGAGGCAATTTCTGAAGATAAAGTTGTAACTAAGCCTAAACCAGCTAAGAAAGTAGCTAAAAAAGCTGTGAAAAAAACTGAGAAAATGGCGAAAAAACCAGCAAAAAAAGTCGCTAAGAAAGCTGCTAAGAAAAAGGCAAAGAAGGCCGTTGCAAAAAAAACTGCAACTGGTGGTCTGGCCGACATGATTGATTACCTTGATTAA
- a CDS encoding DNA gyrase subunit A: MQETYLHSLESVNLEDIVRDEYRTYQIYTLMDRAIPYLQDGLKPGQRRILYTLWKNQSKGLLKVSAATGLVLTLHPHGPASIESAIVNMAQDYTFSNNYPLIDKKGYFGERMETDPAAGRYIECKLGKVSDLLLFDDMNQVEMVPNYDERSMEPVGLLPKLPLMLLNGAEGIGTGFSSTIPSFHHKDIIKSMISFIETGKVKKLKPYVHNYSLPIHVDKKTGKLTFEMSIEEKGGKFFITELPRGYDAKKIYRHLTKFIDSGYIKDFVDASVDNEINIELLLKKGQEATLKEIQDTIGATSTLSPNYTLISERGVKIFDQAEEIIEIFTGERLKVVTRRYELLCLDLKDSITKNNEIIKFIKNKEYEKATKSKNRKSFVEYLDKKKYVYADYLADMPIYRMTKDEVEKRKLLIQDETKKLNEYTKIAKSPKLVAKKLIEELNDVDTKLTDWLKKKDAEKQKLLKKIAKDQEKLGKKKAKKKAVKKKS; encoded by the coding sequence ATGCAAGAAACTTATCTTCATTCACTAGAATCAGTAAACTTAGAAGATATCGTAAGAGATGAATACCGCACGTATCAGATCTATACATTAATGGATCGTGCGATCCCTTATCTTCAAGATGGCCTTAAACCGGGTCAAAGACGTATTCTTTATACGCTTTGGAAAAATCAGTCGAAAGGACTTTTAAAAGTTTCAGCTGCTACTGGTCTCGTTTTAACTCTTCACCCGCACGGACCCGCTTCGATTGAATCGGCCATTGTAAATATGGCCCAAGATTATACTTTCTCTAATAACTATCCTCTTATTGATAAGAAAGGATACTTCGGAGAGAGGATGGAAACTGATCCGGCCGCTGGAAGGTATATCGAATGTAAGCTAGGTAAGGTATCTGATCTCTTACTATTTGATGATATGAACCAAGTTGAAATGGTTCCAAATTATGATGAACGTTCGATGGAGCCAGTTGGGCTTCTTCCAAAGCTTCCTCTTATGTTACTAAACGGAGCAGAGGGGATTGGTACAGGTTTCTCTTCGACGATTCCAAGTTTTCATCACAAAGATATTATTAAGTCGATGATTTCATTTATTGAAACTGGTAAGGTGAAGAAGTTAAAACCTTACGTTCATAATTATTCTCTACCAATTCATGTTGATAAGAAGACTGGAAAACTTACGTTTGAAATGTCGATTGAAGAAAAAGGTGGAAAGTTCTTTATTACTGAACTTCCTCGTGGTTACGATGCTAAGAAGATTTATCGTCACCTGACAAAATTCATTGATAGCGGTTATATTAAAGATTTCGTTGATGCTTCTGTGGATAATGAAATCAATATTGAACTTCTTTTAAAGAAGGGCCAAGAAGCAACACTTAAAGAAATTCAAGATACAATTGGTGCAACTTCAACTCTTTCTCCAAATTACACTCTAATTTCAGAAAGAGGGGTAAAGATTTTTGATCAAGCTGAAGAGATTATTGAAATCTTCACTGGTGAAAGGTTAAAGGTTGTTACTCGTCGTTATGAACTTCTTTGCCTTGATCTGAAAGATTCAATTACAAAGAATAATGAAATTATCAAATTCATCAAAAATAAAGAATACGAAAAGGCGACAAAGTCGAAAAACAGAAAGTCTTTCGTAGAGTATCTTGATAAAAAGAAGTACGTTTATGCTGACTATCTAGCAGATATGCCAATTTATCGTATGACAAAAGATGAAGTTGAAAAACGCAAGTTACTTATTCAGGATGAAACGAAAAAACTTAATGAGTATACAAAAATTGCGAAGTCACCTAAGCTTGTTGCCAAGAAGCTAATTGAAGAGCTAAATGATGTTGATACTAAATTAACTGACTGGCTTAAGAAGAAAGATGCGGAAAAGCAAAAGCTCCTAAAAAAGATTGCTAAAGATCAAGAGAAACTTGGAAAGAAAAAGGCCAAGAAGAAAGCAGTTAAAAAGAAGTCTTAA
- a CDS encoding integration host factor subunit alpha, with product MTKADIVERVYKEAGFSKKEAGFSKKEASDLVDLVFKVIKDTLARGEKVKISGFGNFSIRDKASRVGRNPQTGEAMEISARRVLTFKPSQVLKEDITGRYVHRIDDKGKEDTSIAPKEGTPKALTSFRNDTDDDYESENGF from the coding sequence TTGACTAAAGCTGATATTGTCGAACGAGTTTATAAGGAAGCAGGGTTTTCTAAAAAGGAAGCAGGGTTTTCTAAAAAGGAAGCTTCTGACCTTGTTGACTTAGTTTTTAAGGTAATTAAAGATACTTTGGCCCGCGGGGAAAAAGTAAAAATTTCTGGTTTTGGAAACTTCTCAATTCGCGATAAAGCATCAAGAGTTGGCCGTAACCCACAAACAGGTGAGGCGATGGAAATTTCAGCAAGACGTGTTCTTACTTTTAAACCTTCACAGGTGCTAAAAGAAGATATTACTGGACGCTACGTTCACCGTATCGATGATAAAGGTAAGGAAGACACTTCAATTGCTCCTAAGGAAGGAACACCGAAAGCATTAACATCATTCAGAAATGATACTGATGATGACTACGAGAGTGAAAACGGATTTTAA
- a CDS encoding MerR family transcriptional regulator — MLETLSIPQKSLFKLDEVCSIVGVKPYVLRFWESEFDEISPLVSSTGQKLFEQKDIQMLAKIKGLLFEEKMTIEKAKLVLRGQLDLSKDSAVAKKKLNTKPAKSSKSKVVNYNIDLDKLEQAKSILNQLNLKSQSIQQRNNWI, encoded by the coding sequence ATGCTAGAAACATTATCGATTCCACAAAAATCGTTATTTAAACTTGATGAAGTTTGCTCAATCGTTGGTGTAAAGCCATACGTATTAAGATTTTGGGAAAGTGAATTTGATGAAATTTCACCTCTCGTTTCTTCTACTGGTCAAAAACTTTTTGAACAAAAAGATATTCAAATGCTGGCAAAAATCAAAGGCCTTCTATTTGAAGAAAAGATGACTATTGAAAAAGCTAAGCTAGTTTTAAGAGGTCAATTAGATCTTTCTAAAGACAGTGCTGTTGCCAAGAAGAAGTTAAATACTAAGCCTGCAAAGTCTTCTAAATCAAAAGTTGTAAATTACAATATTGATTTAGATAAACTAGAGCAAGCGAAGAGCATCCTGAATCAATTGAACCTAAAGAGTCAAAGTATTCAACAAAGAAATAATTGGATCTAA